The following proteins are co-located in the Lagenorhynchus albirostris chromosome 2, mLagAlb1.1, whole genome shotgun sequence genome:
- the LOC132516124 gene encoding bisphosphoglycerate mutase-like — MSKYKLIMLRHGEGAWDKENHFCSWVGQKLNSERMEEAQNCGQQLKALNFEFGPVFTSILNWSILTAWVILEELGQEQVSVESSWHLDECHYGALIGLNREQIVLNHGKEQVRLWRKSYNVTPPPIEESHPYYHEIYNDWRYKVCAIPLDQLPRSESLKDVLERLLPYWNERIAPEVLSGKTILMSAHGNSSQALLKHLEGISDEDIINITCPTGVPILLELDENLHAVGPHQLLGNQEAIQAAIKKVEDQGKVKCNDK, encoded by the coding sequence ATGTCCAAGTACAAACTGATTATGTTAAGACATGGAGAGGGTGCTTGGGATAAAGAGAACCATTTTTGTAGCTGGGTGGGTCAAAAACTTAACAGTGAAAGAATGGAAGAAGCTCAGAACTGTGGGCAGCAACTCAAAGCGCTAAACTTTGAGTTTGGGCCTGTGTTCACATCCATCCTGAACTGGTCCATCCTCACAGCCTGGGTGATCCTGGAAGAGCTGGGGCAGGAGCAGGTTTCCGTGGAAAGCTCCTGGCATCTCGATGAGTGTCACTATGGAGCCTTGATCGGTCTCAACAGGGAGCAAATTGTTTTGAATCATGGCAAGGAACAagtgaggctgtggagaaagaGCTACAATGTGACCCCACCACCCATAGAGGAGTCCCATCCTTACTACCATGAAATCTACAACGACTGGAGGTACAAAGTGTGTGCCATTCCTTTGGATCAGCTGCCACGATCCGAGAGCTTAAAGGATGTTCTGGAGAGACTCCTTCCTTATTGGAATGAAAGGATTGCTCCTGAAGTATTAAGTGGTAAAACCATTCTGATGTCTGCTCATGGAAATAGCAGCCAGGCACTCCTGAAACATCTGGAAGGTATCTCAGATGAAGACATTATCAACATTACTTGTCCTACTGGAGTCCCCATTCTCCTGGAACTGGATGAGAACCTGCATGCTGTTGGACCTCACCAGCTCCTGGGCAACCAAGAGGCTATCCAAGCAGCCATTAAGAAAGTAGAGGATCAAGGAAAAGTGAAATGCAATGACAAATAA